AGGACACTTAGGGTGGGACTGATGCGGAGACTATAAATCCATGATTCTACGATATTCAGGGACACACAGATCATCTTACTGTTCCAGCTCAACACTTTGTATTTTTAAGCAGCATATACTCCTTTCAGAAGTTGAGTGCCTCCTGTGGAAAGAACTTTTACTTTTGATTTACTTGGCTCAGGAGTTGAGGCCAATGAAGGAAGCTGGATAAGCAGTGCCCTTTCGTTCTCCTAAAATCCACATTACATATGCTCTTTATGCAAGTATCACATTGTATAGAAAACCACATGCCATAGCAAGTTGCATTTTCTATTATGGAACAAATACTCATACTTACTTCAACAAGTTGTGCTTTGTTAAGTCCTGGTCTGGTTTGTAGCTTGAAGTGTCTTTTGTACCTTCGAAGTGTGTTTACCTGTAACTGATACAAATCAACCtagaagaaaggagggaaaatgGGAGGAAAACAATCTAATGTAACTAAAAAGGATTCCATGTAACTAGAAAGGATTCAGTCATTACTAGTTCACCTCTCAAAAACATTTTGTAATATCATAGTGTAAACCATCAGCTCAGCAGATCTCATTTTGACAAAAAACAAACTCCACCTTGCATCTtacagcagaaaggaaaacagcttGGCTCAGTTTAAGAGCACTTAATTGTTACCGAGCACAGCTCTGCCTCCCTTTAGTTGTGGACAATATCTGGAACTCATTATTGTACTTTAATCATTTCTGGGTTGTTTGTTCCTCAGTTCAAGGATGATAACACAAAGCCCAGTAACAACTTTCATAGAACATCTATGAAGAAGCAGATTCAAAAAGGCCCCTATATCGTGATTTCGGTCAAATTTTACACAAGTTAACAAGTAAGATACAGCACATCTGCACCACAAGACAGCACCTAGTAAAACCAGGAAAAAGTCTAGAGTGCAAAGCCTTCTTGGCttgaggagagagaagaaaacagctgCCCTTGTTCTCCAAACACAACCCTGCTATATAAGCACAGTGCAGGAGTTATGTGTACAGACATAGTTGTCCAAAACTATTTTTCAGCACAGGCAGACAGTTTAGAGAATTGCACGAGGTCTTCTGAGGGACAGAGATACACAACCATAACCCTGTACTCCCTCAATTCTGAATACCATGAACTCTGATCAACAGTGACTACTCCCAGCAACAGCTTGCCCTCCCACCCTCCCTGACAATGTCAAAGAGCCGAATCAGACGACTGAGCTGGAAAGCAAGCTGAGAAAGCAGGCTGAATGAGAAATTCTGCTAGATTAGTTGCAATTACAGCAGTATTCTCCAAACTCAGTGCATTAAAGATTGGTTAAGGCATTCACTTCCACTTTAAATTCATTTAGCGGCCTCAGCTATAGAATATTTAAACAACGTCAGTGCTACTGCACACTTGATAACCTGGCCAAACCTGATGTGCTGCCATCTTGCATGATAGAGGCTGGGTATCCTTCAGTACTCTGAAGTGTACAAAGCACAAATTCCACTTCCCAAGTCACAGTGGAGACCCTACACCTTAGATCATCACACAGAGGAGTAGCAGTAGCTTTCCAGCAAGTCCCAGAAGCTACCAGTACTGCAGAAGCCTCTTTTCCTCTCAGGAATCACTTCTGACAGGTAATAATGGTTATGACTGAGGTGGAAAGACGAGGGCCTTACAAGTCTTcagcagaaggattttttttttccttagtaaacTGGATAGCTATTGAAAATAAAGAAGGTCAAGGGCCAATAGGCATCTAAGATATACAGTAATCACATGGGATGAACATAGTGCCATTGTCCAAATGGCCAGTTGAAACTCCTGAAAAATACTTCCCAGACAGTTTTCTTTCCTGTAGTAGTACCACTGAAAAAAGCTTGCTTTCTTGTTTTAGAGATATCCATTGATTGTGACATGTTTTATAAGTTTTtacatgagaaaacaaaacaggctTGCAGAAGAGCTGCAATTACCACTGTGCCAGACAGTTACCTGAAGTCACACAGGAAATGAGCTTTAGACAGAACCTTCAAATAAGTGATCCCAGATATTTAACAAACAACACAGCCCAGCAAACTACTCCAAATCCCCTAAAATCCTCTTAGCTAGAGCCTTCCGACCAGAGCCACGTGCCTTTAGGCATAGATTCTCATATGAAGTTTCATCACTTATGTTGCTGATATCTGCAGATGCTGACCATAAGGATGCCACTAAATTAACACAGAGCAGTTTCTGAGGAATGCTTAAAAATCCCTCTTAAGGGGGAGACACAGCAGGCATGACAGCCTCTGCTCAAAATTAACACATCGAACAACACCTGCTAAGCCAGGCTGCAGCAGAAATAACCAACAGCAGGAATAAAAGAGAGCCTCAAGTGCAGTCTCTCCCACTATACCATGAAAAAGGTTGAAAGCTGTAGTTCGCTTTTACAATGGATGAGGTTTCACTGGTCTGCAGTGGAGAAAACAGGCTGGAAAAACACCATCCTTTACCACCCTTTCCAGTACAGGTCCGTGAAAGTCTCTACCCCCGACAAGGGGTAAAAACAAAGAGCTACTATCATTAAACTTTCTGTGTTTAATGTGACTAAGGCAACGGAGTAACTGCAAGAGCACACATTtcacacagaaggaaaatatgGGAGGGATGGGGCAGTGAAGCATTTCTATCCCAAGTCCTCTATGCAATTCCTTTCAACTTGGCAACTCCTGCAGAAGACAGATTTTGCTGATATGTAGCAATATACCACTTCTAGCAGAGCACTGGAAAGGAAGCACTAAGAAGGAGAAAGTTGAAAATAGCAGTTTTCTGAGAGAACTAGTAGACACTTAAAAATTACCTAGAGAGTTTTGTTCATTGTACCCTGCAAAATTAATCCAGAAAATACACCACAAAATTCAATTAACTTTTGTTAAGAACTGAGTGAATCAGAACCCTTCCCTTTCCCACATGACCCAAAATACTGAGAGCTGTAAGAGTGGGAAAGTGGTATGTGTGCAGCCTGGGCAGTCATTAAGAACAAGCTTAgcacaacaattagaaaaaacaaaacaaaacaaaacagctaccTCTGGAGTGTCGATGTCTTGCACTGGTGAGTCACCATCATCATcgcttcctttcctctttcttctatTTCTCACACTCTGAATTAGGTTTTTGTGGAAGTCACAAATATACAGATGTCTTGCCTACAAGAATAATACTATGTCTTTCAATCAAATTCATTTAAGTATCTAGCAGACTTTATAAATGCACGTACAGAGACAACCCCCCTGCAGCCACATTAGCCGAGTTGAGGAAGCTTTTCTGCCAGATTCTTCTAAATAAAGAATGCGTTGTGCTACAGATCACTGCCACCGGCTCGGCCCAGAAGACGCTTCAGTGCTGCGATCGACCGATTCAGTAATAACAGGCTGCAGAGGCACACGAATCCAACCCTCCCTCCAACCGTTCGGAGATCGGGAAACAACCTTTCAGTTGTTGTTTGGAGGGCAAAAAGACGGCTCTCATTTCCCAGATATATCCCCACCCCCGCCTCCTTGGTTTGCTTCCACTACCTAGGCGAGGCCaagaaacacactttttttctttctttttaaaaaagtttcccTTTGTACGATCTGCACGCTTTGGGAGAACTGTTCGGCACGTACCAACCCCGATTCTCACAgcttcgtgcttcaatggcaacGAAAGCAGGGAGCCGCGTTTAGGGACCACGCCTGCAGGGGGAGGAACCCCCGAGTCGGGGAatgtggggggtccctgggggcaccCGGAGCTCCGGCCAAGGCGCGGAGCACTTCAAGCGCATTTTAAGCTGCTTTGCCCCCACGCTGGAAAGCCTTCACGCAGTACCGGGCAAGAGCAAGCACTCCTCCGAAACGCTCGGGCGTTTCATCCCCCGAAAAGGCGTCCGAAGGGGAACCTGCAGCCGCCCCATGCGCCGCGGCTCCGCTCCCGCTGCCCGGCCGTGCCGAGCCGAGCAGTGCGGCGCCTGATGGCTGCCAGGCGGATGGCGAAGGGAGACGTGCAACATTGCAACACGAGGCGGAGCAGCCGAGCGCTGCCCTCGCCAGGAACAGACAAACTAGCGCGCCGGGAGCCATCCAAGCTCCGCTCCGGGGAGAAGCGGCGCTTCCCCGCCACACATCTTCCTCCTCCAGCAACACGAGGGGCCACGCAGCTGCTGCTCCCGGCTCTTGGTGAGGTGAGAGGGAACCCCAAAAGGAGGCAGGAGAGGCGGGGGCTTCCCCTCCACCCTCTCCCGCAGAGGGAGAGCGCTTTCAGGCCGTGCTGCTGCAGCGGCAGCCAAACTCCACCGTGCTACTGAGAAAAGGGGGTAAGGGGAAAACAACACTTCCTCGActcaaaataaaaacccaaaccaccccccaaccaacaaaccaaaactttATTAAAAGCCCCAGAACCAACCAAGCCATCAGGACAACCGGGTCGCACGCAGCATGGCTGGGGCCGAACACGCCGCCGCTGCCGGGGCACGCACCGCCGGGACCCGCCGGCCGCTTTGTCTGCCCGCCCCgccagcggcggggggggggctGGCGGTGGCCCCGTGTGTGTCCTCCCCTCCCCGGACTTACGCTCTTGTCCAGCTCGATCTTCACCTTCTTCTGCGAGATGCTCTTCTGGATCCGCTTGCTGAAGCTGGCAttgccggcggcgcggccgcacCGCTCCCCCTCCTCCCGCAGGCAGCACAGCTGCCCAGCCCCGGGGCCGCCCGCACCCCCGGCAGCCGCCGAGCCAGCGGCGGAGGCCAGACCCAGCCCCggcggcgctggcggcggcggcACCTCCACGGCGGAGCCCGCATTGCTCACCACCGCGGTGGTGGCGGCGGCCGGGTCCGCCCCGCGCTGGGTCACCTCCTCGGGGGCGAAGCCGTTCATGCCCGGCACCACCTCCGCGGGCGGCGGGGAGCCCGGGGGAGGGCGGCGGGATCCCGCCACGCACCAAACTTCCCCAGCGAGACGCCGCGGCCCGGCGGTGCGCTCCCCTGCTCCCTGCCCGCCTCCTCGCCGCGGCGGCACCGGGACTCAAGCCCGCGCTCAAGGGCGGCCAGCCCGCCCGCTGCGGGAAGGACTGTCCCCGCCGGCTGCGGCTGCCCGAACCCCGCGGCTAccggagcagcagcagcgccccGCAGATCGCCccacttcctccttccccccctgtCATGTGGAGACTCTTCAGCTGTTTCCTATGTAACAACAGCAACCAAcctgcccgccgccccgccccgcccggccgcgCATGCCGGCTCCCCCGCCGCGGGGCGCCACGGGAAATGCAGTTCCTCCGTCGCCGACCCCCTCCCGGCCGGCGCGGCGGAAAAACTACAGCTCCCGAGGTGCagcgcggcggcgggagcgcgggCGGGGGTTCGGTATGCGGCTTTGCGGTGCTCGGGCGGCCATGCTGTCCCGCCGTGGCGGCGGGAGCAGGCCCTGCTCTGTTCCGCCGCGGGGGCGAGCGGGCCACCTTGCGCTGCGCTCCGTTTACCCCGCCGCCGGGAGGCCGGGCCCGCCGGGCTGGAGCGGTGGCAGCGGCTCAGCATACTTTTAAAAGGCCCCGTTCGCTCCCCTCCCGGTTCCCTCTCGTCGCTTCTCCCCGGCGGCTCCCACGCTGCCTCCTGCCCGCCCGCCGGCTGTGTTAATCCTCCCCCGCCCTGTACTTTTCTCGCTGTACTGTTCCAGCCTGAGCCGCACGTCTCGGGCTGCTTGTTCAAGATTTTCTACTAGTTGTTTGTTCCACCCTACACCCCCTTCTGTATTCTGCTCCGGTCTTGCCCCTCGCAGCTTCACTTCTCTCGCGCTCTTCCTCAGCCGTGGCTGGAGAGCGAGGGCGGTCGCTGTCCCGGGCGGCCGAGACGGCGCTCACCGGGTGCTACAGCGCTGCCTCCGGCTGCGGATCTCCGGACCGAGAACATCCTTTGTtaaagctgcttttaaaacacACGTTATCGGGGGCTCGTACTGCGTTCTTTTAGTAAAGGTCTTTGAAGACAATGACGTTTTGCAGTGCTAGTTTCCAGTTTTGTTATTTAAAAGGGCTTGTTAATGAAGGagacttcaacaacaaaaaagactcaGAGTGCAGAACTATATTCGCTAGTGGTTATCCGAGATCTTGCTGTGCACGTGACTAGCTAAAGTAGATACTGTGAAAATACTTGATAAAAGCAAGTACTTCTAGTTTTGAGACTACAAAACTACGTAAGAGATGCATTGGCATTAAACCATTTAACAATTCAGCTGTTGACAGCAGAGCGGCAGAAACAGAAAGCTTTGACCTACTGTTTTTCTTTAACCGCATTCAAAGCACGTGCAATGAAGGGTGcggtttttgctttccttttgaatTGCCGCGAATATTCCTTTAAATCTCAGAAACGGCATCCGAGCCGACCGTACTCAAAGCATAATGTGTTAACCACTGAAATATTTGACCGTATCGCTTGCCGTGTGTTTCCAGGTTGCAGAAGGAGAGGAGTAGCGGGGAGGCTGGTGAATGATTCGAGGAGACACATCGTGCGTAAGCCAAAGTTCTGCATGAGCCAGGGAACATGATTATAGCGCAGTTCGGTTTGCACTGCAGATGGCTTTTTAATCGGATTGCATAACCTGGTATTAGAGAATAAGGGTCAGTCCCACTTCATGCTCCCTACAGCCACAGTTGAATGAAGGATGCAGTAACTGAAGTTAGACTGACCATAAAGTCATGGACTGCAGTTACGTAGAAAGCACGTTTCAGTGATTAGAGGGGTGAACTGGAtaagagttggaaaaaaacaccaaaccctgCATTGTTATCAGCCAAGCTGAAGACTGTGTGGAATGCCTGGGTTTAATTCTACACTCTGATGCTGTGCAATCTCAGACAACAGATGTTTAACTCACTTTTTGAGTTTCATGTGATTTTACACTTTCAAAATAATgttaaagtaaaacaaacaaagccacaatGACAGCAGGCCTTAAAGAAGGACATAGGAAGCACAAGCTGGAAAAAGTGGGATGAGAGTGAGTTCCAGGAATTCTTCAGTGGAAATCTGGGTCACGAATAGCATTTTCTAGACTCTTAGGCTAtgtcttttgaggtctcttttaTTTCTTCAGGTGGTTTTGACCTCACTGTGAGCATCAGTCTGGGTCCGGCTGCTGTGATTTGCTACAATGGAAAGATCTCTTGTGCATTTTAAATATGTTTCTGATCCTCTTTGTACAGATTGTGAGCTGTTAAAAGCCCGATTATGTTACCCAGCCATGCTTGCCAATATGTTAATTTCTAAGCAGAATTTCAAGTAGAGTAGTATCATAGTTTCATGATCAGATCATGATAAGACAGTATTGGGGCTGAGAAAGACAGTTCTGCTTCTGCCATAAGCTGCTTGTTTTCACACCTGTGCCCTGTCCTTCTTTGTGCCTGTGAAAGCATTTCTGTGGCTGCATGGCACACTGGATGGGGTTACTACTAGACCAGTGACAAGAAAATCAGTGAAGTTTAACCCTGATTTGCTTCACCAGTCAGCTGTGTGATGTCCCAGCACACAGGAAGGTCCAGTGGAAGGGCAGGACCGTGTGACCAGTGCAGGGGGATGGCCACCTGGTTTGATATGAACACCTGCTCATAGCAACAAAGAAATCCTGTCACTTTTAATCTTGTATCATATGTGagataaaaaaatacaaagcGCTGCAGCTACATGGGCTTTTCAGGCAGTATGAAGCTTACTGCAAGATGGATTTGCAAACTTTCACGAAGCCTGGGCcctaggaaataaaaaaaaatactcattgTAGAGGGATTCTGCTAGATGGTATGTCATCTAAAACTATGATTTTATAGCATAAGCTTCAGTAGTGGTTAGCAGAAGTATTCAAATATAActaaagcagattttaaaataacagaaaaacagatGGTATTGCAACAATATACTGATAAGAGTAAAACTTCAAAAATTAAATCAGTTCAAAGGAACAGTCAGCTCCAAACCAGTAACTCTTTGCATGAGACTTTGCCAGCACTTATGGGCCATGGACACAAGCAGATCTGAATTATTTGGAATGCAGCAGTAA
This genomic stretch from Patagioenas fasciata isolate bPatFas1 chromosome 4, bPatFas1.hap1, whole genome shotgun sequence harbors:
- the SAP30 gene encoding histone deacetylase complex subunit SAP30, which translates into the protein MNGFAPEEVTQRGADPAAATTAVVSNAGSAVEVPPPPAPPGLGLASAAGSAAAGGAGGPGAGQLCCLREEGERCGRAAGNASFSKRIQKSISQKKVKIELDKSARHLYICDFHKNLIQSVRNRRKRKGSDDDGDSPVQDIDTPEVDLYQLQVNTLRRYKRHFKLQTRPGLNKAQLVEIIGCHFRTIPVNEKDTLTYFIYSVKNDKNKPDLKMDSGVH